One Roseimicrobium gellanilyticum DNA window includes the following coding sequences:
- a CDS encoding ankyrin repeat domain-containing protein: protein MNRWRTIINLVVVALVALPMDAFAEKEGDEPEPQNNVIPAVKKAIGPGELYWLMDRACVHGDAMSVQMLLNAGAEPDGVNDYKHFERFEPTWHLHQAAYGGHVEVVEMLLKAGATVDLPCGEGETALFMAVYQNRAAVVRRLLEAGANASLKVNGKTAIEVAREKGLRDVVSILEHAAESKQKGGQDGAGQPATRSEPPSKGGNKPQPASASEGRAR from the coding sequence ATGAATCGCTGGAGAACCATCATCAATCTAGTCGTAGTCGCTCTCGTGGCGCTGCCGATGGACGCGTTTGCCGAAAAGGAAGGGGATGAGCCGGAGCCCCAGAACAACGTGATTCCGGCGGTTAAGAAGGCCATCGGTCCAGGTGAACTGTACTGGCTTATGGATCGAGCCTGTGTTCATGGGGACGCCATGAGTGTGCAGATGCTCCTCAACGCCGGAGCGGAACCGGATGGCGTGAACGACTACAAGCATTTTGAGCGGTTCGAACCCACGTGGCATCTTCATCAAGCGGCGTATGGAGGTCACGTGGAGGTGGTCGAGATGCTGTTGAAGGCCGGAGCGACAGTCGATCTCCCGTGCGGTGAGGGAGAGACCGCACTGTTCATGGCCGTCTATCAGAACCGGGCGGCCGTGGTGCGGCGCCTGCTTGAGGCCGGCGCCAATGCGAGCCTCAAGGTCAATGGCAAGACCGCGATCGAAGTCGCTCGTGAAAAGGGACTTCGCGATGTCGTCTCCATTCTTGAACACGCTGCGGAATCGAAACAAAAGGGCGGACAAGATGGCGCTGGGCAACCGGCTACCCGTTCCGAGCCGCCTTCGAAGGGTGGCAATAAACCTCAACCAGCATCTGCATCGGAGGGACGCGCCCGGTAG
- a CDS encoding DUF1501 domain-containing protein codes for MKTDLLRADELTRRDFVMNVAKTCLGVSVLGAIAPRASAAPFEGASKAKQVGTARNVIYLYMSGGMTHLDTFGCAPGADTMGDTKTIATSADGVQIGELLPNTAKMMHHGVVINSLTSTQGAHAQGNYFQHTGYTMRGATRHPSMGAWLQKFQGKGNSALPGSVIITGDSKHPGGGFFEAAFQPLIVNNPAAGLQNSHRLASLTDNDFDYRLNLSAKLDQNFQAAYHYNNVRAYADVYRDAVNVMKSEDLAAFDLNKEPEDMHDLYGNDSFGQGCLLARRLVEHGVRFVEVTLGGWDMHQDIYTRLPEKLDTLDQGLSALLGDLDRRGLLEDTLVVLTSEFGRTPKINQNSGRDHYPKAFSSVLWGGGVKGGQVYGKTDKGIEVTENKMTVPDFNATIAYALGLPLDAVLYSPSKRPFTVADKGQPVTELFG; via the coding sequence ATGAAAACGGACCTTCTCAGAGCTGACGAACTCACCCGTCGCGATTTCGTCATGAATGTGGCGAAGACCTGCCTCGGGGTCTCAGTATTGGGAGCCATCGCTCCGCGTGCCTCTGCCGCTCCTTTCGAAGGCGCCTCCAAGGCGAAGCAGGTCGGCACGGCACGCAATGTCATCTACCTCTACATGAGCGGTGGCATGACGCACCTCGATACCTTCGGCTGTGCGCCCGGAGCGGATACCATGGGTGACACCAAGACCATCGCCACCTCCGCGGATGGCGTGCAGATTGGCGAGCTGCTGCCGAACACGGCGAAGATGATGCACCATGGGGTGGTCATCAATTCCCTCACCAGCACGCAGGGAGCGCACGCCCAGGGGAACTACTTCCAGCACACGGGCTACACCATGCGCGGCGCCACACGGCACCCCAGCATGGGCGCGTGGTTGCAGAAGTTCCAGGGCAAGGGCAACAGCGCACTGCCCGGCAGCGTGATCATCACCGGTGACAGCAAGCATCCCGGCGGCGGTTTCTTTGAGGCAGCGTTCCAACCGCTCATCGTGAACAACCCTGCGGCAGGCCTGCAGAACAGCCATCGTCTCGCCTCTCTCACGGACAATGATTTCGACTATCGCCTGAACCTTTCCGCGAAGCTCGACCAGAACTTCCAGGCCGCCTACCACTACAACAACGTGCGGGCCTATGCGGACGTGTATCGCGACGCGGTGAACGTGATGAAGAGCGAGGACCTCGCCGCCTTCGACCTGAACAAGGAGCCCGAGGACATGCACGATCTCTACGGCAATGACTCCTTTGGTCAGGGCTGTCTGCTCGCTCGCCGGCTGGTGGAGCACGGCGTGCGCTTTGTGGAGGTGACCCTCGGCGGCTGGGACATGCACCAGGACATCTACACACGTCTGCCTGAGAAACTGGACACACTCGACCAGGGACTGAGCGCCTTGCTGGGCGATCTGGATCGTCGCGGACTCCTGGAGGACACCCTGGTGGTGCTCACCAGTGAATTCGGCCGCACACCGAAGATCAACCAGAACTCGGGACGCGACCACTACCCGAAGGCCTTCAGCAGCGTCCTGTGGGGCGGTGGCGTGAAGGGCGGTCAGGTCTACGGCAAGACGGACAAGGGCATCGAAGTCACCGAGAACAAGATGACCGTGCCCGACTTCAATGCGACAATCGCCTATGCCCTGGGCCTGCCACTGGATGCGGTGCTCTACTCCCCAAGCAAGCGCCCCTTCACCGTGGCCGACAAGGGCCAGCCGGTGACAGAGCTGTTTGGTTGA
- a CDS encoding tetratricopeptide repeat protein, which produces MLQSIINIKLAAMVAALGLDTAEWKSPSTAMVQNVQALADAQALIAEGKQPATGKSLQDTINAIKELADKGKDKDAQYAMGHFLRQSNQQNGVVQAMEYFKLAADQGQLQAMNTYGSILATSSQDTEQVKIGVKYIKDAAGKGLNEARRNMATIYLRGVAGEAKNVEEAYKLLDAASKGGDSQADYELTQFYAGGGGTEKRDDEKAWSYLQKSSEAGNANALTLLGALLFEGGKIGDKQITKDPALAVEKFKKLAEQKNPTGLRTMGELYQGGLGGVPKDFKKALEYYQLAVQGNDAAAQLRLATFYDTGIDLDANDDKIDVPRNDAAALQLYRLAAQNNSAPAIYQVGAFYEAGRAVDRDMTKAFTLFLQSGIMGLPNGMQKAGLYYLNGAGTQRDPVAAAAWFARSAAAGLPDGSLNYGVLVENGAVPQKDPNVSQFFVAAGYYNDAVESTTATDQVRFEALLRLGSLHLRGLLVPSGEQPKQNFERAYVYFKQASNIDSKNQLAAQARDEAGAKLTVDQKTKADADVKRREDDLKRKKDAAATATPGTAPAAPAAAPAAAPAAAPATKPAPARTR; this is translated from the coding sequence ATGCTGCAAAGTATCATCAACATCAAGCTGGCCGCGATGGTGGCTGCGCTCGGCCTTGACACCGCCGAGTGGAAAAGTCCAAGCACCGCCATGGTCCAGAATGTGCAGGCGCTGGCAGACGCGCAGGCACTGATTGCCGAGGGCAAACAGCCCGCGACCGGCAAGAGCCTCCAGGACACCATCAATGCCATCAAGGAATTGGCCGACAAGGGCAAGGACAAGGACGCCCAGTACGCCATGGGGCACTTCCTCCGCCAGAGCAACCAGCAGAACGGTGTGGTGCAGGCGATGGAGTACTTCAAGCTGGCCGCAGATCAGGGGCAGCTCCAGGCCATGAACACCTACGGCAGCATCCTCGCCACCTCGAGCCAGGATACTGAGCAGGTGAAGATCGGCGTGAAGTACATCAAGGACGCTGCCGGCAAGGGCCTCAACGAAGCCCGCCGCAACATGGCGACCATCTACCTCCGCGGTGTGGCTGGCGAAGCCAAGAACGTCGAAGAAGCCTACAAACTTCTGGATGCGGCTTCCAAGGGCGGCGACAGCCAGGCCGACTATGAACTGACCCAGTTCTACGCGGGCGGCGGCGGAACCGAGAAGCGTGACGACGAAAAGGCCTGGAGCTACCTGCAGAAGTCCTCGGAAGCGGGCAACGCGAACGCCCTCACCCTGCTGGGTGCGCTGCTTTTCGAAGGCGGCAAGATCGGTGACAAGCAGATCACGAAGGACCCCGCCCTTGCGGTTGAGAAGTTCAAGAAGCTCGCTGAACAGAAGAACCCCACCGGTCTCCGTACCATGGGTGAACTCTACCAGGGTGGCTTGGGCGGTGTGCCCAAGGACTTCAAGAAGGCCCTCGAATACTATCAGCTCGCCGTGCAGGGCAACGACGCCGCCGCACAGCTTCGCCTCGCCACCTTCTATGATACCGGCATTGATCTCGATGCCAACGACGACAAGATCGACGTGCCCCGCAATGACGCCGCTGCACTGCAGCTCTACCGCCTCGCCGCGCAGAACAACTCCGCTCCTGCCATCTACCAGGTGGGCGCCTTCTATGAAGCCGGCCGCGCTGTGGATCGTGACATGACCAAGGCCTTCACCCTCTTCCTGCAGTCCGGCATCATGGGCCTGCCCAACGGCATGCAGAAGGCTGGCCTGTACTACCTCAATGGCGCCGGCACCCAGCGTGACCCGGTGGCAGCCGCCGCCTGGTTCGCCCGCAGCGCCGCTGCTGGCCTGCCCGATGGCAGCCTGAACTACGGTGTGCTCGTCGAAAACGGCGCTGTGCCCCAGAAGGATCCAAACGTTTCCCAGTTCTTTGTTGCCGCGGGCTACTACAACGACGCCGTTGAGTCCACGACCGCAACCGATCAGGTGCGCTTCGAGGCCCTCCTCCGCCTCGGCAGCCTCCACCTCCGTGGCCTGCTGGTTCCCTCCGGCGAACAGCCGAAGCAGAACTTCGAACGCGCCTACGTCTACTTCAAGCAGGCTTCCAACATCGATTCGAAGAACCAGCTCGCCGCGCAGGCTCGTGATGAAGCCGGTGCCAAGCTGACGGTCGACCAGAAGACGAAGGCTGACGCGGACGTCAAGCGCCGTGAAGATGACCTCAAGCGCAAGAAGGACGCCGCGGCCACCGCCACTCCCGGCACTGCTCCTGCTGCTCCGGCCGCCGCCCCTGCCGCGGCTCCCGCAGCCGCTCCGGCCACCAAGCCCGCTCCGGCCCGCACCCGCTAA
- a CDS encoding glutathione S-transferase family protein, producing MSIKPQFVEEQSDDGEFERQEDAFRDWVKPGSEFPPASGRYHLYISLACPWASRALVARNLKGLQDAIGVTVVDPVRDERGWAFRDGPGFSEDPLNGFKFLSEAYLASDPAFRGRYTVPVLWDKEQKRIVNNSEDDICRMFNDGFPGLADDSVDLFPKDIADEQEKLSAFIYEKVNNGVYQAGFATSQRAYEQACRTLFEALDELEKRLEKKRYLFGTRIVETDWRLFCTLVRFDAVYHGHFKCNVRRILDYPNLHGYLLDLYQRPGIAETVNMDHIKRHYYVTHTEINPTSIVPIGPAQDLQAKHGREKLGNG from the coding sequence ATGAGCATCAAGCCCCAGTTCGTCGAGGAGCAGTCCGATGATGGAGAATTCGAGCGTCAGGAAGACGCGTTCCGCGACTGGGTGAAGCCTGGAAGCGAATTCCCTCCGGCGAGCGGACGCTACCATCTCTATATTTCCCTCGCCTGCCCCTGGGCTAGCCGTGCCCTGGTGGCGCGAAACCTGAAGGGTCTGCAGGACGCCATTGGCGTCACGGTGGTGGATCCAGTGAGAGATGAGCGTGGTTGGGCCTTCCGTGACGGTCCCGGCTTCAGTGAGGATCCCCTCAACGGCTTCAAGTTCCTGAGCGAAGCCTACCTCGCCTCCGATCCTGCATTCCGCGGTCGCTACACCGTGCCGGTGCTCTGGGATAAGGAGCAGAAGCGCATCGTGAACAATTCGGAGGACGACATCTGCCGCATGTTCAATGACGGCTTTCCCGGCCTCGCTGATGACTCCGTGGACCTCTTTCCAAAGGACATCGCGGACGAGCAGGAGAAGCTCAGCGCGTTTATCTATGAGAAGGTGAACAACGGCGTGTATCAGGCGGGATTCGCCACCAGCCAGAGGGCATATGAGCAGGCGTGCCGCACCTTGTTTGAAGCACTGGACGAACTGGAGAAGCGGTTGGAGAAGAAGCGCTATCTCTTCGGCACACGTATCGTGGAGACCGACTGGCGTCTGTTCTGCACGCTCGTGCGCTTCGATGCAGTGTACCACGGCCACTTCAAGTGCAACGTGCGCCGCATCCTGGACTACCCGAACCTCCACGGATACCTGTTGGACCTCTATCAGCGCCCAGGCATCGCGGAGACAGTGAACATGGATCACATCAAGCGGCACTACTACGTGACGCACACGGAGATCAATCCCACAAGCATCGTGCCCATCGGCCCTGCACAGGATCTGCAGGCGAAGCACGGGCGTGAGAAGCTGGGGAATGGGTAG
- a CDS encoding MFS transporter, giving the protein MPAPESPLPRNTRLFVWFRLLFNCRFYYPVYTVLFLDFGLNLEQFALLNVVWAVSIVLLEVPSGALADVLGRRNMVVLAAVLMVVEMLVFAMLPVGGPWVFWVFIVNRVISGAAEAMASGADEALAYDSIPASEQSTVWPRVMARLSRWMALGFIVSSLIGAFVYDASSVNRALSFIGWEHADLAKQITLKFPIYLCVLTALLCLLVTLAMREPQERVGTVHATFRDNMRASMRGIREAGAWIWRTPAPLLLMTLGFLLDSIVRLFYTVSSNYYRLIGLPEASFGVISVLSSLAAFFTTHWMEWLVRHRSSKFNFALVIAMVAWGLVVLANPLPGWWGILAIAPLLLSMRFFQFFLSHYLNEVTSSERRATVLSFRGMTMNLAYGAVTLLFGWQTAFLSGRLGVGSEDSRVFAAALKWWPCWFAGTMVAYVLFRAWRLRKLEASVRGTDGPDKA; this is encoded by the coding sequence ATGCCTGCTCCCGAATCCCCGCTGCCCCGCAACACCCGGCTGTTCGTCTGGTTCAGGCTGCTCTTCAACTGCCGGTTCTACTATCCCGTCTACACGGTGTTGTTCCTGGACTTTGGGCTGAACCTTGAGCAGTTCGCCCTGCTTAATGTGGTATGGGCGGTGAGCATCGTGTTGCTGGAAGTGCCCAGCGGTGCGCTCGCGGATGTGCTGGGGAGAAGGAACATGGTCGTGCTCGCTGCCGTGCTCATGGTGGTGGAGATGCTCGTCTTTGCCATGCTCCCGGTCGGAGGGCCGTGGGTCTTCTGGGTGTTCATTGTGAATCGGGTCATCAGCGGCGCTGCAGAAGCGATGGCGAGTGGGGCGGATGAAGCGCTTGCGTACGACAGCATTCCCGCCAGTGAGCAATCCACCGTCTGGCCTCGTGTGATGGCGCGCCTCAGTCGCTGGATGGCGCTCGGTTTTATCGTGAGCTCGCTGATTGGCGCCTTTGTGTATGACGCCTCAAGCGTGAATCGCGCCCTCTCTTTCATCGGGTGGGAGCACGCGGATCTCGCCAAGCAGATCACGCTGAAGTTTCCCATCTATCTTTGCGTTCTCACGGCATTGCTTTGCCTCCTGGTCACCCTGGCCATGCGTGAACCGCAGGAGCGGGTTGGGACGGTGCATGCCACCTTCCGTGACAACATGCGCGCCAGCATGCGGGGCATTCGCGAGGCGGGCGCATGGATCTGGCGCACACCTGCGCCGCTGCTGCTCATGACACTCGGCTTCCTTCTGGATAGCATCGTGCGTCTCTTCTACACGGTGTCTTCCAACTACTACCGTCTCATCGGCCTTCCGGAGGCCTCCTTCGGGGTGATTTCCGTCCTGAGCTCGCTGGCCGCCTTCTTCACCACCCACTGGATGGAGTGGCTGGTGCGCCATCGATCCTCGAAGTTCAATTTCGCGCTGGTCATTGCCATGGTGGCCTGGGGCCTGGTGGTGCTGGCGAATCCTCTGCCAGGGTGGTGGGGCATCCTGGCCATCGCGCCACTCCTGCTCTCCATGCGGTTCTTCCAGTTCTTCCTGTCCCACTATCTCAATGAGGTCACCAGCAGCGAACGCCGCGCCACCGTGTTGAGCTTTCGCGGCATGACCATGAATCTCGCCTACGGGGCCGTGACCCTGCTCTTTGGCTGGCAGACCGCTTTCCTCTCCGGAAGGCTGGGGGTGGGCAGCGAGGATTCGCGTGTGTTTGCCGCTGCTCTGAAATGGTGGCCGTGTTGGTTCGCCGGGACCATGGTGGCCTACGTACTCTTCCGTGCGTGGAGGCTGCGAAAGCTGGAGGCGTCAGTCAGGGGGACGGACGGCCCTGACAAGGCGTGA
- a CDS encoding DUF1549 domain-containing protein, with translation MKAILALAALTISSAVSLHAAALPEAQKIDAILAKEWEKNNLKPNPPATDEVLVRRLYLDIAGRIPTAEETQEFVRSNDPAKKTKLIDKLLGSDGYTSNMFNYWADVLRLTDNVKGRVTAEAYEEWLKKQLKANTPYDQFVRNLMTTEGGVWDSGSIGFYMRDENKLDHLAYTVQVFLGTQIVCAQCHNHPFDKWTQMDYYGMAAFTYGMDTRGYEKNALKSLAPKGKKGAKAPDVDRAALKNMTKDQRKAYMAEQRKKMEATEAEEAKKPQLSRADVEMVRKSFQDVMKPLRYTSISWTDKLPTLPADYKYPDGKAGQSIQPKVLFGHEADIAGSPTRLDAFSKWMTSPENPRFTTVIANRMWKKAFGIGLIEPVDEMMDSTVPSNNELMEYLTTLMQEKKYSLKSFLRVLYNTDTYQRMATATEVPLGETYHFTGPILRRMSAEQVWDSMVTLSRGNIDDRVEDDNVRLHQYLDDLSMFLNTVNSKGPEALVEVAKQGNAARVETDKRIAELTEQAKQMRESGGNPDAAQKLAREAARLRKGNSNDVLEALLGEERAQDLRRGYQPDKKGMSAYDKAALAALSKEERREAMKMGGSLSLNARASELPSPAKPGHFLRTFGQSDRELIQNASDDASVPQALSLLNGPASEVLGNPLSKLSQDLKNADTPQQKLELLYLSFLSRQPTNNERAVLAQVIQQRGDKAVDDVTHALLTGSQFLFIQ, from the coding sequence ATGAAAGCGATCCTAGCCCTTGCCGCGCTGACCATCTCCAGCGCCGTCTCCCTCCATGCTGCCGCTCTGCCGGAGGCTCAGAAGATTGACGCCATCCTGGCCAAGGAATGGGAGAAGAACAACCTGAAGCCCAACCCACCCGCCACCGATGAAGTGCTGGTGCGCCGGCTGTACCTGGACATCGCAGGCCGTATCCCCACCGCAGAGGAGACTCAGGAATTCGTGCGCTCCAATGACCCGGCGAAGAAGACCAAGCTCATTGACAAGCTGCTGGGCAGCGACGGCTACACGAGCAACATGTTCAACTATTGGGCGGACGTGCTGCGCCTCACGGACAATGTGAAGGGCCGTGTCACCGCGGAAGCCTATGAGGAGTGGTTGAAGAAGCAGCTCAAGGCGAACACGCCCTATGATCAATTTGTCCGCAACCTGATGACCACCGAAGGTGGCGTGTGGGACAGCGGCTCCATCGGCTTCTACATGCGAGACGAGAACAAGCTCGATCACCTTGCCTACACCGTGCAGGTCTTCCTGGGCACGCAAATCGTGTGCGCCCAGTGCCACAATCATCCTTTCGATAAGTGGACGCAGATGGACTACTACGGCATGGCCGCCTTCACCTACGGCATGGACACCCGGGGCTATGAAAAGAACGCCCTGAAGAGCCTGGCCCCCAAGGGCAAGAAAGGCGCCAAGGCTCCGGACGTCGACCGCGCCGCGCTGAAGAACATGACCAAGGACCAGCGCAAGGCCTACATGGCCGAGCAGCGCAAGAAGATGGAGGCCACCGAGGCCGAAGAAGCGAAGAAGCCGCAACTCAGCCGCGCCGATGTGGAAATGGTGCGCAAGTCCTTCCAGGATGTGATGAAGCCGCTGCGCTACACCAGCATCTCCTGGACGGACAAGCTGCCCACGCTGCCGGCGGACTACAAGTATCCCGATGGCAAGGCGGGCCAGTCCATCCAGCCCAAGGTGCTTTTCGGCCATGAGGCGGACATCGCCGGCAGCCCCACGCGTCTTGACGCTTTCTCCAAGTGGATGACCTCACCTGAGAATCCCCGCTTCACCACAGTGATCGCAAATCGCATGTGGAAGAAGGCCTTCGGCATCGGCCTGATCGAGCCGGTGGACGAGATGATGGACTCCACGGTGCCCTCCAACAACGAGCTGATGGAGTACCTCACCACGCTCATGCAGGAGAAGAAGTACTCGCTGAAGTCCTTCCTCCGCGTGCTGTACAACACAGATACCTATCAGCGCATGGCCACCGCCACGGAAGTGCCGCTGGGCGAGACCTACCACTTCACCGGTCCCATCCTGCGCCGCATGAGCGCCGAGCAGGTGTGGGACTCCATGGTGACGCTCTCCAGAGGAAACATCGATGACCGCGTGGAGGACGACAATGTGCGTCTGCACCAGTACCTTGATGATCTCAGCATGTTCCTGAACACGGTCAACTCCAAGGGACCCGAGGCCCTCGTGGAAGTCGCCAAGCAGGGCAATGCGGCACGCGTGGAAACGGACAAGAGGATTGCCGAGCTCACCGAGCAGGCCAAGCAGATGCGCGAGAGCGGTGGCAATCCGGATGCGGCGCAGAAACTGGCCCGCGAAGCCGCGCGCCTCCGCAAGGGCAACTCCAACGACGTGCTCGAAGCCCTGCTCGGTGAGGAACGCGCCCAGGACCTTCGCAGGGGCTATCAACCCGACAAGAAGGGCATGAGCGCCTATGACAAGGCGGCACTCGCCGCCCTCTCGAAGGAAGAGCGTCGCGAAGCCATGAAAATGGGAGGCAGTCTTTCCCTGAATGCGCGCGCCTCGGAACTCCCCTCGCCCGCCAAGCCCGGCCACTTCCTGCGCACCTTCGGTCAATCGGATCGCGAGCTCATTCAGAACGCGAGCGACGATGCCTCCGTGCCGCAAGCACTGTCCCTGCTCAATGGCCCTGCTTCCGAAGTGTTGGGAAATCCGCTTTCCAAACTGAGCCAGGATCTGAAGAATGCAGACACGCCGCAGCAGAAGCTGGAGCTCCTCTATCTCTCCTTCCTGAGCCGCCAGCCTACGAACAACGAGCGAGCGGTACTGGCACAAGTCATTCAGCAGCGCGGTGACAAGGCCGTGGATGATGTGACGCACGCGCTGCTCACCGGTTCCCAGTTCCTCTTCATCCAGTAG
- a CDS encoding putative ABC transporter permease subunit, whose protein sequence is MESTLRATFAQARVHGAALRHRVRQGVLEGRLMTTTIAAFMALYMVAAYILVNHGLHFVHNLPLLGPLLTERMLYLLFFFFFLMLVISNSAITGISLFRRQETGWHLSLPMPHSSIVLWRTVEGLLLSSWGLLLLSAPILVAFGNVLDANASFYVQSLLAVIALISVASNISSWLLLFVVRCYRPWWLKAAMALGILLVVAISWQIREQQTTRLISSDVAANVNQLLRHTKLCTHPLLPSSWVAEVVISSGRGLPGRSWFYLLTLISYALVVWLLTRWLAGRIFYDTWNMAMARMEGRQLARGQKVFGARGHSGLRRWFSVMGRQTQALVMKDVRIFLREPMQWGQCALIFGLLLVYTSNLRHLSYNYRDPLWSSITSYLNLTVCCLAMSTLSTRFVFPQFSLEGQRLWILGLAPYPLTKVLSQKLWLNVCVVTPVTTLLVIISSFSLKLSVERSAFFVMAIMMQTVGLNALALSLGALLPNFRETNSAKIVSGFGGTLCLVLSFFYIVLTVGVLIVPAVHRHAALAKGLVFPELGRPEILSLMAVFILTVFSGGVPYFFAFHRTKRLANLGNP, encoded by the coding sequence ATGGAATCAACGTTGCGAGCAACTTTCGCGCAGGCACGCGTCCACGGGGCGGCTTTGCGGCACCGGGTGAGGCAGGGCGTGCTGGAGGGCAGGTTGATGACCACCACCATCGCGGCCTTCATGGCGCTGTACATGGTGGCGGCATACATCCTTGTGAATCACGGCCTGCACTTCGTTCACAACCTGCCGCTTCTGGGCCCGCTCCTCACGGAACGCATGCTTTACCTGCTGTTCTTCTTCTTTTTTCTCATGCTGGTAATCTCGAACTCCGCGATCACCGGCATCAGTCTCTTCCGCAGGCAGGAAACGGGCTGGCACCTCAGCCTGCCCATGCCGCACAGCAGCATCGTGCTGTGGCGTACGGTGGAGGGCCTGCTGCTTTCCAGTTGGGGCTTGCTGCTCTTGAGCGCGCCCATCCTTGTCGCCTTTGGAAATGTACTGGATGCGAATGCCTCGTTCTACGTCCAGAGCCTGCTTGCCGTCATCGCGCTCATTTCCGTGGCGTCAAACATCAGCTCCTGGCTGCTGCTCTTCGTCGTGCGCTGCTACCGTCCCTGGTGGCTGAAGGCGGCGATGGCGCTTGGCATTCTGCTCGTCGTGGCGATTTCATGGCAAATCCGTGAGCAACAGACCACGCGTCTCATCTCGAGCGACGTCGCTGCGAACGTGAACCAACTGCTGCGGCACACCAAGCTCTGCACGCATCCCTTGCTGCCCAGTTCGTGGGTGGCGGAGGTGGTCATCTCCAGTGGCAGGGGATTGCCCGGTCGCTCCTGGTTCTACCTGCTCACGCTCATCAGCTACGCGCTCGTGGTGTGGCTGCTCACCCGCTGGCTCGCAGGCCGCATCTTCTATGATACATGGAACATGGCCATGGCGAGAATGGAAGGCCGGCAGCTCGCGAGAGGGCAGAAGGTCTTCGGCGCACGTGGGCACAGCGGTCTGCGCAGATGGTTCTCGGTCATGGGCCGGCAGACGCAGGCGCTGGTGATGAAAGATGTTCGCATCTTTCTGCGAGAGCCCATGCAGTGGGGCCAGTGCGCGCTCATCTTTGGCCTGCTGCTCGTGTACACTTCAAACCTGCGCCACCTGAGCTATAACTATCGCGATCCACTCTGGAGCTCGATCACCAGCTACCTGAATCTCACGGTGTGCTGCCTCGCGATGTCCACGCTGAGCACGCGTTTTGTATTTCCCCAGTTCAGCCTCGAAGGGCAGCGGCTCTGGATCCTGGGACTGGCTCCCTATCCCCTGACCAAAGTGCTGAGTCAGAAACTGTGGCTGAACGTCTGTGTCGTCACGCCCGTGACCACCCTGCTGGTGATCATTTCCTCGTTCAGTCTAAAGCTCTCAGTTGAGCGTTCTGCCTTCTTTGTCATGGCGATCATGATGCAAACGGTGGGGCTCAATGCGCTCGCTCTCTCCCTTGGCGCCCTGCTGCCAAATTTCCGTGAGACGAACTCTGCAAAGATCGTGTCCGGCTTCGGAGGCACGCTGTGTCTGGTGCTCAGTTTCTTCTACATCGTGCTCACTGTGGGCGTGCTCATCGTGCCCGCAGTGCATCGTCATGCCGCATTGGCAAAAGGTCTCGTGTTTCCCGAACTTGGACGTCCGGAAATATTGAGCCTTATGGCAGTGTTCATATTAACAGTTTTCTCCGGTGGAGTGCCGTACTTTTTCGCGTTCCACCGAACAAAACGATTGGCAAATTTAGGAAATCCGTAA